The sequence below is a genomic window from Ornithobacterium rhinotracheale.
ATTAAAAGGAGATGTGAACGCACAAAAGGCATTTGTTGGCAAAAATGCAGAAATCCGCACCAATCCAAACTATCAAGATATTAAAACAGATTTGTAGCATTGATTGTTGATCAAAAAACCGAAAAGGAAAATTTTATTCATAGTATTAAAATAGCCTTGAAACGCAAAAGCGGTTCAAGGTTATTTTTTTAGCCATTTTCCATTTCAATAAGCATTTAAGAGGGCTGTTTAGTGGAGGTTGAATATTTTTTATTGAAAAGCTCTTACTATACATTGCTGTTCAACAAATTATCTTATTTTTGTAAAAAGTCAGTGTTGTTAAACAATTTTGATTAGGGAGCTAAACCTTATAAGTTAGGATTGGGGACGCTCTTGTGGCGGTATCAGGTTGCTGCTCAGGCATTTGCTCATAAGCGATGAAAAAATTATCTTTGTAGGCTTTTTGCTAACAAATAAACGATGATACGGCGGATTTTAGGTCAGCCCATTCAGGTGGGTTATTTTTTGCAAAACAACAATGATTAAAGTTAATATACATTTATGAAAATCTATAAAATCCCGATGATTGGGCGGGCAGTGGACGAGAAACACAGGGCTGCCACGCCGCTGGAACTCTTTTTTGATTTGATATTCGTGATCGCCATCGCTTCGGCAGCGAGCGGACTGCATCATTACTTGGCGTCGCACCACTTTTGGGAAGGGGCGGTGCTGTATGTGCAGATGTTTTTCTACATTTGGTGGGCGTGGATGAACTTCACTTGGTTCGCCTCCGCTTATGATACCGACGATACGCCGTTCCGGCTGACCACCTTCCTCCAAATGTTTGGGGCACTGGTCTTTGCCGTGGGCATTAAGCAGATGTTTGCCACCAATCCCAGCTTTACGGCGGGCATCATTGGCTATATCATTATGCGGGTGGCGATGGTCATTCACTGGCTGCGGGCGGCACGAGAGTCGGCGGTGGATAAGAAAGTAAACTACCGCTATGCGTGGGGTGTGGGCTTGGCACAGGTGGGCTGGACGCTGTGGTACCTCCTGCCAATGGCATATGATGACAAATCTTGGATGATACCGCTACTAATCTTGGCGGAAATGTCCGTGCCTGTCATCGCCGAAGGAAATCGCCTAAGCACCACTTGGCACCCCCACCACATTGCCGAACGCTACGGTCTCCTTACCATCATCGTACTGGGCGAGGGCTTATTAGGCACGGCGAATACCATTGGCAATCTCATCAGCGATGAAGTGAGCTGGGGCAAGGTGATTCTGCCACTTGGCGTGAGCGCATCGGGCTTGATTTTTGCCCTTTGGTGGATTTATTTTGACATTCCTTGGGCGAAGATTTTGGAGCGAAACCGCACCCGTCGCGTAGGCTTCCTCTTTGGGTATGCACATTATTTCGTGTTTGCCTCGTTGGCAGCGGTGGGCAGTGCGTTGGAGCTGGTTGCCGATGCTGCACAGCAATACTATCTGCCCAGTAGCACGCACATAGAGCATCCTGTCTCCCGCCTTTTTGCGATGGTCGTTTTGTCCATCACCTTGGGCGTTTATTTAGTGAGCATCAGCCTGTTGAAAATCACGACGACCGAAAATTCCTCAACCAACCGAATGGCACTTTGGCTCGGACTCTTGGTAAGTGCCTTGCCTGCGGTCTTGGTGTATTTCCGTTTGCCGATGATGGTCTCCTTGGGCATCACCGTACTGGGCATCATCGCCTATATCCAGCTCTGCAACTGGGAAAGTTGCGAACGCACGATTAAGAAACGCTAATTTCCCTGCTTATCATCAGCGTTAAGAACAAAGAAGGCCTGAGATTATAAACTTAGAGCAAGGTAGCCAGCACACCTCGAAACATTAGATGGAAAGGGAAGAGCCACGGATAACATTTATATTGAATGCTTTTTTAGAACCATAAAATATGATTATATTGAGCTCAATCCCATGGAATCGGACTAGGATTTGTACCAAAGCATTAAAGATTTTATTGAAAATTACAAGAAAAGAAAGCATAAAGGAACGAATCTAAACTCCAAAAATTATTTAATTTTGAAAGAAAAAAGCGAGCTAAAATATGCTTAACTTTGATCCAACCTATTGGGATACGGTATAATGTTTCATTGATTTCATTTAAAAACGGCAAAGAAATCAGCGAAATTTGATTCAGAGCTAAACAATTAAATACTCCATTTTTATTGCCTAAACAAGAAGAAGTGAAAGCTGAGTTAAGAAAAATTCTTTCTCAAACAGCTAAATAAAACCCGTAGTGCATTATAAAAAAGGTTGCCCATGAGCCTAAAGAAAAGTAAATTGCATTGGTTACCAATCAAATACAATTATGAGCAACCTAGAGGCAAGTTACAATTTTATTTTGAATAAACTAATAGAAATTTCAGGAACTGAAAATTTCTATTTTAAACCAGTGAAACCAAAATTATCTGATATAGAGCTGATAAGCTTAATTATTTTAGCAGAATTTAAATCTATCGACTCTGAGTACCAGCTTTTTAGAGAGATAAAAGGTTGGGCTATTGAATCTAAAATTGAAAGGAGTGTTTACAACAGAAGAAAACGAAAACTCTTCCCTTTTCTTGAAGAAATTAGGTGCAAAATGGTGAAAAAGTTCAATGATTTTGAAAACTATTTCTTGGTGGACAGCATGCCTTTAGAAGTGTGTAAATTATCCCGCTCTTCCAGAAGCAAAATCTGTAAAGAAAATAGCTTTTCAATGCCAAATAAAGGTTTTTGTGCTTCTCAAAATCTACACTTTTATGGTTACAAGCTACATGCGATCTGTTCTATTGCTGGTGTGTTCCAAAGTTTTGACTTATCTCCCGCCTCCGTTCACGACATTCATTATTTGAAAGACATAAAACTTCAAATTTCTGATTGCGTGTTACTTGGAGACAGGGGCTATCTTTCTCAAACGGTTCAGCTTGACTTGTTCAATGAGGTGAAAATCCAGTTAGAAACCCCTAAAAGAAAAAATCAAAAAGATTACAAACCTCAGTTCTATCCATTCAGAAAGTATAGAAAACGTATAGAAACTTTATTCTCGCAGTTGTGTGACCAATTTATGATACGGCGTAATTATGCCAAATCTTTTGAAGGATTCAAAACAAGAATATTGGCAAAAATTACCTCCTTGACTACTATTCAATATCTCAATAAATTTGTCTTTCATAGTAACATTAACAATTTAAAAATTAACCTCATTCGATAATGCACTACGGGTTATTTTAAACTAGTGAAACCAAAATTATCTGATATAGAGCTGATAAGCTTAATTATTTTAGCAGAATTTAAATCTATCGATTCTGAGTACCAGCTTTTTAGAGAGATAAAAGGTTGGGCTATTGAATCTAAAATTAAAAGGAGTGTTTACAACAGAAGAAAACGAAAACTCTTCCCTTTTCTTGAAGAAATTAGGTGCAAAATGGTGAAAAAGTTC
It includes:
- a CDS encoding low temperature requirement protein A → MIGRAVDEKHRAATPLELFFDLIFVIAIASAASGLHHYLASHHFWEGAVLYVQMFFYIWWAWMNFTWFASAYDTDDTPFRLTTFLQMFGALVFAVGIKQMFATNPSFTAGIIGYIIMRVAMVIHWLRAARESAVDKKVNYRYAWGVGLAQVGWTLWYLLPMAYDDKSWMIPLLILAEMSVPVIAEGNRLSTTWHPHHIAERYGLLTIIVLGEGLLGTANTIGNLISDEVSWGKVILPLGVSASGLIFALWWIYFDIPWAKILERNRTRRVGFLFGYAHYFVFASLAAVGSALELVADAAQQYYLPSSTHIEHPVSRLFAMVVLSITLGVYLVSISLLKITTTENSSTNRMALWLGLLVSALPAVLVYFRLPMMVSLGITVLGIIAYIQLCNWESCERTIKKR
- a CDS encoding IS982 family transposase; translation: MSNLEASYNFILNKLIEISGTENFYFKPVKPKLSDIELISLIILAEFKSIDSEYQLFREIKGWAIESKIERSVYNRRKRKLFPFLEEIRCKMVKKFNDFENYFLVDSMPLEVCKLSRSSRSKICKENSFSMPNKGFCASQNLHFYGYKLHAICSIAGVFQSFDLSPASVHDIHYLKDIKLQISDCVLLGDRGYLSQTVQLDLFNEVKIQLETPKRKNQKDYKPQFYPFRKYRKRIETLFSQLCDQFMIRRNYAKSFEGFKTRILAKITSLTTIQYLNKFVFHSNINNLKINLIR